A single window of Aythya fuligula isolate bAytFul2 chromosome Z, bAytFul2.pri, whole genome shotgun sequence DNA harbors:
- the LOC116500391 gene encoding interferon-like has protein sequence MPGPSAPPPPAIYSALLALLLLLTPPANAFSCGPLRLHDSTFIWDSLQLLRDMAPSPTQPCPQQHAPCSFPDTLLDTNDTQQAAHTALHLLQHLFDTLSSPSTPAHWLHTARHDLLNQLQHHIHHLERCFPADATRLHRRGPRNLHLSINKYFGCIQHFLQNHTYSPCAWDHVRLEAHACFQRIHRLTRTMR, from the coding sequence ATGCCTGGGCCAtcagccccaccaccaccagccaTCTACAGCGCCCTCCTggccctcctgctcctcctcacgCCTCCCGCCAACGCCTTCTCCTGCGGCCCCCTGCGCCTCCACGACAGCACCTTCATCTGGgacagcctccagctcctccgcGACatggctcccagccccacacagccctgcccGCAGCAACACGCGCCTTGCTCCTTCCCGGACACCCTCCTGGACACCAACGACACGCAGCAAGCCGCACACACCGCCCTCCACCTCCTCCAACACCTCTTCGAcaccctcagcagccccagcacccccgcGCACTGGCTCCACACCGCACGCCACGACCTCCTCaaccagctccagcaccacaTCCACCACCTCGAGCGATGCTTCCCAGCCGACGCCACGCGCCTCCACAGGCGAGGGCCCCGCAACCTTCACCTCAGCATCAACAAGTACTTCGGCTGCATCCAACACTTCCTCCAGAACCACACCTACAGCCCCTGCGCATGGGACCACGTCCGCCTCGAGGCTCACGCCTGCTTCCAGCGCATCCACCGCCTCACCCGCACCATGCGCTAA